The Henckelia pumila isolate YLH828 unplaced genomic scaffold, ASM3356847v2 CTG_461:::fragment_3, whole genome shotgun sequence genome window below encodes:
- the LOC140871518 gene encoding uncharacterized protein, translating to MSSLRTYELEMNFGKKDKGKSIALEVSNDSYNDFVDLTHGVNESDLGDDSIALLTKQFGNYLKRMRDYKKPGQKPKVLNTLAVGKPLRICGPEQTTIPSKSQNHFQKEGKTLTISKKFESVKCHECTGFGHYANECPTRLRKGMCAYLSDDEDEEGVTTLGHNTDQKVLCLNASVSGDSNQEAGEVEISWDNAQKMYEELYNDWILRNKSNSALTKENSELKASVARLEVVLSKKDLELGKVKEELGRANATLAKFNSSKTKLDSILMMEKDDRAGLGFHNSKFEVGESSQTVFVKENSNSASIPIAIPKEKPIPLKTQAPVQRKKQRKRRFVCHYCHKQGHIKPYCFKLRYDYMYWKTRQVLPSVLPTLNQNTVWKKNSEKKVWVPKAKSSCNVVYTYLKINVAGHWYFDSGSSRHMTGLKKYLSDYVEQDKGKVTYGGGANGKIVGKGTLNVEGLLKLHNSNSCVLTGSRSSDNCYQLGEELSCKFTKVDDLNLWHQKLGHANFKALKKLSQYDVVCGMPNLTSKVPYVCGDCQKGKQARVSHPVLQYCGTTRCLELLHMDLMGPMEVESCGGKRYSFVCVDEFSRYSWDIGIRTDHDKEFENSLFDQFCEKEGISHEYSAPKTHQQNGIAERKNRTLQEMARLAKFDSKSDKCLFLGYALNSRAYRLFKLRTRTIIESINVVFDDYADLKEKTIEDNIHDLLDDNTKSHLKNHPAQH from the exons tgcacTTGAAGTTTCCAATGACTCATACAATGACTTTGTTGATCTGACACATGGAGTCAACGAGTCTGACTTAGGAGATGATTCTATTGCCTTACTTACCAAACAATTTGGTAACTACTTAAAGAGAATGAGAGATTATAAGAAACCTGGTCAGAAACCTAAAGTGTTGAATACTCTTGCTGTTGGAAAACCATTGAGGATATGCGGACCAGAACAGACTACCATTCCTTCAAAGAGTCAAAATCACTTtcagaaagaaggaaaaacacTGACTATCTCAAAGAAGTTTGAGTCTGTGAAGTGTCATGAGTGCACAGGCTTCGGTCACTATGCTAATGAGTGCCCAACCAGACTTCGCAAAGGAATGTGTGCTTAcctaagtgatgatgaagatgaggaAG gtgtCACAACACTTGGTCACAACACTGACCAAAAGGTACTTTGTCTGAATGCATCTGTTTCTGGAGACTCAAATCAGGAAGCTGGTGAAGTAGAAATTTCTTGGGATAATGCTCAGAAGATGTATGAAGAATTGTATAATGATTGGATATTAAGGAACAAGTCAAATTCTGCTTTAACAAAGGAGAACAGTGAACTGAAAGCTTCAGTGGCTAGACTAGAAGTTGTTCTGAGCAAGAAGGATTTAGAACTAGGCAAGGTCAAAGAAGAGCTTGGAAGAGCCAATGCAACTCTCgcaaagtttaattcaagcaagACCAAGTTGGATTCAATTCTGATGATGGAAAAAGATGATAGAGCTGGTCTAGGATTTCATAATAGCAAGTTTGAAGTTGGGGAGTCGTCACAAACTGTTTTTGTCAAAGAGAACAGTAACTCTGCTAGTATTCCAATTGCAATTCCAAAGGAAAAACCAATTCCATTGAAGACACAAGCTCCTGTTCAAAGAAAAAAGCAAAGAAAGCGTAggtttgtttgtcattactgtcacAAGCAAGGTCACATCAAGCCTTACTGTTTTAAACTCAGGTATGACTATATGTACTGGAAGACCAGACAAGTTTTGCcatcagtgttgccaacactgaaccaGAACACTGTCTGGAAGAAAAATTCTGAgaaaaaggtttgggtaccaaaagctaaatCTAGTTGTAATGTCGTTTATACTTACTTGAAAATTAATGTTGCAGGTCATTGGTACTTCGACAGTGGCAGTTCACGTCACATGACAGGATTGAAGAAGTATCTttctgactatgttgaacaggATAAAGGAAAAGTGACATATGGAGGAGGAGCCAATGGAAAGATTGTTGGAAAAGGCACCTTGAATGTAGAAGGACTGCTTAAGCTTCACAAT AGTAATTCGTGTGTTTTGACCGGGTCTAGATCATCGGACAActgttatcaacttggagaggaaCTTTCTTGCAAATTCACCAAGGTTgatgatttgaatttatggcatcaaaagttgGGACATGCCAACTTCAAAGCTTTGAAAAAACTAAGCCAGTATGATGTTGTATGTGGAATGCCAAATCTAACTTCTAAAGTTCCATACGTGTGTGGAGACTGTCAGAAAGGTAAGCAAGCTCGTGTGTCACATCCAGTGTTACAATACTGTGGGACAACACGATGTCTTGAACTCCTACACATGGACTTAATGGGACCTATGGAGGTTGAAAGTTGTGGAGGTAAGAGATATTCATTTGTGTGTGTTGATGAATTTTCAAGGTACTCATGG GATATCGGGATTCGAACTGACCATGATAAGGAATTTGAAAACTCATTGTTTGATCAATTCTGTGAAAAAGAAGGTATATCACATGAATATTCAGCACCTAAGACACATCAACAGAATGGCATTGCCGAAAGGAAAAACAGAACCCTCCAAGAGATGGCAAGG TTGGCTAAGTTTGATtcaaaaagtgataagtgtttATTTCTTGGATATGCTTTGAATAGTCGAGCTTATCGTTTGTTTAAATTGAGAACTAGAACTATCATTGAATCTATTAATGTGGTATTTGATGATTATGCAGATCTGAAGGAGAAAACAATTGAAGACAATATTCATGATCTGTTGGATGACAACACTAAGTCCCACCTGAAAAATCACCCAGCACAACACTAA